A genomic window from Excalfactoria chinensis isolate bCotChi1 chromosome 18, bCotChi1.hap2, whole genome shotgun sequence includes:
- the ZBTB26 gene encoding zinc finger and BTB domain-containing protein 26 isoform X2 — MSERSDILHFKFDNYGDSMLQKMNKLREENKFCDVVVHIDDVEVHGHKIVFAAGSPFLRDQFLLNDSRDVKISILQSSEVGRQLLLSCYSGVLEFPEMELVNYLTAASFLQMSHIVERCTQALWKFIKPKQPLESKECEQQSDSSELKEHGEDEDSLAQDSPCIQPSEDSMDMEDSDIQIIKVESIGEVTEVRNKKDQNQFISSEQTALHSSEPQHFLINSTVENRASEIEQNHLHNYALSYAGSDNIILASKDMFGSNNRGIDKGLQWHHQCPKCTRVFRHLENYANHLKMHKLFMCLLCGKTFTQKGNLHRHMRVHAGIKPFQCKICGKTFSQKCSLQDHLNLHSGDKPHKCNYCDMVFAHKPVLRKHLKQLHGKNSFDNANERNIQDITVDFDSFTCSAATDSKVCQQADGSQVLDAGKLPQAVLSLRNDSTCVN, encoded by the coding sequence ATGTCAGAAAGATCGGATATTCTTCACTTCAAGTTTGACAATTACGGCGATTCGATgttacagaaaatgaacaaactgagagaagaaaacaaattttgtgATGTTGTCGTCCATATAGATGATGTTGAAGTTCATGGGCATAAAATTGTATTTGCTGCTGGCTCTCCCTTTTTAAGAGATCAATTCTTATTAAATGACTCCAGAGATGTAAAAATCTCTATCCTGCAAAGTTCGGAAGTAGGGAGGCAGTTGCTTTTATCTTGTTACAGCGGCGTGCTGGAGTTTCCAGAAATGGAGCTGGTAAACTACTTAACTGCTGCAAGCTTTCTGCAGATGAGCCACATTGTTGAACGATGTACGCAGGCACTCTGGAAGTTCATAAAACCGAAGCAGCCATTGGAGAGCAAGGAGTGTGAACAGCAAAGTGATTCCTCTGAGCTGAAGGAACATGGGGAAGATGAAGACTCTCTAGCGCAAGATTCACCTTGTATTCAACCTTCAGAAGACAGTATGGACATGGAGGATAGTGATATTCAGATTATCAAGGTGGAGTCCATTGGGGAGGTAACAGAAGTTAGGAATAAGAAGGATCAGAAccagtttatttcttctgaacaaACTGCATTGCATTCCTCTGAACCTCAACACTTTCTAATCAACTCCACTGTTGAAAACAGAGCAAGTGAAATAGAGCAAAATCACCTCCACAATTATGCCCTTTCGTATGCTGGCAGTGATAACATCATTCTGGCCTCTAAAGATATGTTTGGGTCTAATAACCGTGGAATAGACAAAGGCCTCCAGTGGCACCATCAGTGTCCAAAGTGCACAAGAGTATTTCGGCATCTAGAAAACTATGCTAATCACTTAAAGATGCATAAACTATTCATGTGTCTCCTCTGTGGCAAGACATTCACTCAGAAAGGCAATCTCCACCGGCACATGAGAGTGCATGCAGGCATCAAACCGTTCCAATGTAAGATCTGTGGGAAAACCTTCTCTCAGAAATGTTCCTTACAGGACCATCTCAACCTGCACAGTGGGGACAAGCCCCATAAGTGTAACTACTGTGACATGGTTTTTGCGCATAAGCCTGTTCTGAGGAAACATCTTAAACAGCTACATGGTAAAAATAGCTTTGACAATGCCaatgaaagaaatattcaaGACATAACGGTGGACTTCGATTCATTCACATGTAGCGCTGCTACAGACAGTAAGGTCTGTCAGCAGGCCGATGGAAGCCAGGTACTGGATGCAGGGAAGCTGCCTCAGGCTGTGCTCAGTTTAAGAAATGATAGTACCTGCGTCaattaa
- the ZBTB26 gene encoding zinc finger and BTB domain-containing protein 26 isoform X1 produces MRFRVGVAGAGGSRRSRRARGARGAAPERGPERGAAPAPPAAAAASAAGRLRRAAGPGRERGGARGRPGGAADGRAGAARCQPRAAAHGGSPPLSRSVAGGSGSGCRRGDAARRSRCAKMSERSDILHFKFDNYGDSMLQKMNKLREENKFCDVVVHIDDVEVHGHKIVFAAGSPFLRDQFLLNDSRDVKISILQSSEVGRQLLLSCYSGVLEFPEMELVNYLTAASFLQMSHIVERCTQALWKFIKPKQPLESKECEQQSDSSELKEHGEDEDSLAQDSPCIQPSEDSMDMEDSDIQIIKVESIGEVTEVRNKKDQNQFISSEQTALHSSEPQHFLINSTVENRASEIEQNHLHNYALSYAGSDNIILASKDMFGSNNRGIDKGLQWHHQCPKCTRVFRHLENYANHLKMHKLFMCLLCGKTFTQKGNLHRHMRVHAGIKPFQCKICGKTFSQKCSLQDHLNLHSGDKPHKCNYCDMVFAHKPVLRKHLKQLHGKNSFDNANERNIQDITVDFDSFTCSAATDSKVCQQADGSQVLDAGKLPQAVLSLRNDSTCVN; encoded by the exons ATGCGGTTCCGAGTCGGCGTCGCGGGCGCTGGCGGCAGCCGTAGGTCCCGGCGGGCGCGCGGGGCGCGGGGCGCTGCCCCGGAGCGGGGCCCGGAGCGGGGCGCGGCTCCcgccccccccgccgccgccgccgcctccgccgcggGCCGCCTCCGGAGggcggccgggcccggccgggagcgcggcggggcgcggggccgcccggGGGGCGCGGCCGacggccgggccggggcggcaCGGTGCCAGCCCCGGGCGGCGGCTCACGGCGGCTCTCCTCCCCTCTCTAGGTCCGTAGCCGGAGGTAGCGGCAGCGGGTGCCGGCGGGGTGACGCGGCCCGGCGCTCCAG GTGTGCCAAAATGTCAGAAAGATCGGATATTCTTCACTTCAAGTTTGACAATTACGGCGATTCGATgttacagaaaatgaacaaactgagagaagaaaacaaattttgtgATGTTGTCGTCCATATAGATGATGTTGAAGTTCATGGGCATAAAATTGTATTTGCTGCTGGCTCTCCCTTTTTAAGAGATCAATTCTTATTAAATGACTCCAGAGATGTAAAAATCTCTATCCTGCAAAGTTCGGAAGTAGGGAGGCAGTTGCTTTTATCTTGTTACAGCGGCGTGCTGGAGTTTCCAGAAATGGAGCTGGTAAACTACTTAACTGCTGCAAGCTTTCTGCAGATGAGCCACATTGTTGAACGATGTACGCAGGCACTCTGGAAGTTCATAAAACCGAAGCAGCCATTGGAGAGCAAGGAGTGTGAACAGCAAAGTGATTCCTCTGAGCTGAAGGAACATGGGGAAGATGAAGACTCTCTAGCGCAAGATTCACCTTGTATTCAACCTTCAGAAGACAGTATGGACATGGAGGATAGTGATATTCAGATTATCAAGGTGGAGTCCATTGGGGAGGTAACAGAAGTTAGGAATAAGAAGGATCAGAAccagtttatttcttctgaacaaACTGCATTGCATTCCTCTGAACCTCAACACTTTCTAATCAACTCCACTGTTGAAAACAGAGCAAGTGAAATAGAGCAAAATCACCTCCACAATTATGCCCTTTCGTATGCTGGCAGTGATAACATCATTCTGGCCTCTAAAGATATGTTTGGGTCTAATAACCGTGGAATAGACAAAGGCCTCCAGTGGCACCATCAGTGTCCAAAGTGCACAAGAGTATTTCGGCATCTAGAAAACTATGCTAATCACTTAAAGATGCATAAACTATTCATGTGTCTCCTCTGTGGCAAGACATTCACTCAGAAAGGCAATCTCCACCGGCACATGAGAGTGCATGCAGGCATCAAACCGTTCCAATGTAAGATCTGTGGGAAAACCTTCTCTCAGAAATGTTCCTTACAGGACCATCTCAACCTGCACAGTGGGGACAAGCCCCATAAGTGTAACTACTGTGACATGGTTTTTGCGCATAAGCCTGTTCTGAGGAAACATCTTAAACAGCTACATGGTAAAAATAGCTTTGACAATGCCaatgaaagaaatattcaaGACATAACGGTGGACTTCGATTCATTCACATGTAGCGCTGCTACAGACAGTAAGGTCTGTCAGCAGGCCGATGGAAGCCAGGTACTGGATGCAGGGAAGCTGCCTCAGGCTGTGCTCAGTTTAAGAAATGATAGTACCTGCGTCaattaa